Proteins encoded within one genomic window of Bemisia tabaci chromosome 2, PGI_BMITA_v3:
- the Polr3H gene encoding DNA-directed RNA polymerase III subunit RPC8 isoform X1, which translates to MFVIVELKDVVRTPPAVFNKKLDETTAGHLNSKLANKVITNVGLCIALFDILKMGDSFIFPGDGASHTKVEFRFIVFRPFIDEIIVGKIKSCSKDGVCVTLGFFDDIMIPSTSLQHPSRFDEMEQVWVWQFDNDGDTHDLFMDIGESIRFRVVTEVFVETSPVTCPEKMEVSTEPESKVPYSIIGSISEPGLGVLSWWEGT; encoded by the exons ATGTTTGTGATCGTTGAGTTGAAAGATGTTGTCCGCACCCCGCCAGCagttttcaacaaaaaactTGATGAAACCACTGCAGGACACCTAAACTCGAAATTGGCCAACAAG GTCATCACTAATGTTGGACTCTGTATTGCTCTTTTTGATATTCTGAAGATGGGAGACAGCTTTATATTTCCTGGTGACGGAGCCTCTCATACAAAAGTGGAATTCAGATTCATTGTGTTTCGTCCTTTCATTGATGAAATAATTGTTGGTAAAATTAAGAGTTGCAGCAAAGATGGTGTTTGTG tgaCGCTCGGTTTCTTCGATGACATCATGATTCCATCAACAAGTTTGCAGCATCCTTCTAGGTTCGATGAAATGGAGCAGGTTTGGGTCTGGCAATTTGACAATGATGGTGATACTCACGACCTATTCATGGATATTG GTGAAAGCATTAGATTCAGAGTGGTTACAGAAGTGTTCGTAGAAACGTCTCCTGTTACTTGCCCAGAGAAAATGGAGGTCTCAACTGAACCTGAATCAAAAGTACCTTACTCTATAATT GGAAGCATCAGTGAGCCAGGTCTAGGAGTTTTATCTTGGTGGGAGGGAACGTGA
- the Polr3H gene encoding DNA-directed RNA polymerase III subunit RPC8 isoform X2 → MVITNVGLCIALFDILKMGDSFIFPGDGASHTKVEFRFIVFRPFIDEIIVGKIKSCSKDGVCVTLGFFDDIMIPSTSLQHPSRFDEMEQVWVWQFDNDGDTHDLFMDIGESIRFRVVTEVFVETSPVTCPEKMEVSTEPESKVPYSIIGSISEPGLGVLSWWEGT, encoded by the exons ATG GTCATCACTAATGTTGGACTCTGTATTGCTCTTTTTGATATTCTGAAGATGGGAGACAGCTTTATATTTCCTGGTGACGGAGCCTCTCATACAAAAGTGGAATTCAGATTCATTGTGTTTCGTCCTTTCATTGATGAAATAATTGTTGGTAAAATTAAGAGTTGCAGCAAAGATGGTGTTTGTG tgaCGCTCGGTTTCTTCGATGACATCATGATTCCATCAACAAGTTTGCAGCATCCTTCTAGGTTCGATGAAATGGAGCAGGTTTGGGTCTGGCAATTTGACAATGATGGTGATACTCACGACCTATTCATGGATATTG GTGAAAGCATTAGATTCAGAGTGGTTACAGAAGTGTTCGTAGAAACGTCTCCTGTTACTTGCCCAGAGAAAATGGAGGTCTCAACTGAACCTGAATCAAAAGTACCTTACTCTATAATT GGAAGCATCAGTGAGCCAGGTCTAGGAGTTTTATCTTGGTGGGAGGGAACGTGA